The genomic region GCTCTGCCAGTTCAGGCGTCATAGCTCAGTGAAGCAGCCATAACGGCGGAGCAACCGCAGCGGCGGACCGCTCTAAACCCTAAACTTTAAACCCTAAACTCCTCCCCCTACAACATCCCTTCCAGGTCGGCGGGGGAGTAGTTGATGTTTTTCAGCGTTTTGTTGTCGGCGGTGCGGTACACCAGGAACTTGCCGTCCGATTCCACGTAGTGGCATTCCGTGCCTTTGGCCTGGTAGTGCTGCACGGTTGCCTCGGCTTCCTCCACCGTCCGGCAGGCTTTGCTCAAGTTCGAGCGCTGAACTTCGTCGAAGAGGGCTTTGAACCGGTCGCCGAGTCCAAACTCCAGCACCGCCCCGCTCAGGACGTACTGCAAATCGCATAACGCATCGGCCACGGCCACGATGTCTTTTTCCAGAATGGCCACTTCCAGCTCTTTCAGCTCTTCGGCCAGCAGCGCCACCCGCAATTGGCAGCGGTTTTCGGCCGGAATCTGCGGCGTTTCCAGAACCGGGTGATGAAACGTGCGGTGGAATTCCGCAACGGCATTCAATGAATCGGGGGTAGTCATCTTTGACATGGATTACACAGATTATTAGATTTAACTGGATGCGTTTCCCCGAGCGAAGCATCAGGGCTCATCCGGCCAATCCGTAAAATCTGCGGTCAGAAATTGCTTTTAAACAGTTTGATCGAAATCGCCAGCAGGATAATGCCGAAAATCTTGCGCAGAATGCTCGTCCCGCCCGGTCCCAGCCGGGTTTCGATCCAGGCCGAAGATTTCAGAACGACGTAAATCAGAATCAGATTCAGCAGAATTCCGCTCAGGATGTTCGGCGTGGCGTATTCGGCTTTTAGCGAAATAATGGTCGTCATCGTACCCGCCCCGGCAATCAGCGGGAAGGCAATCGGCACGATGGAGGCCGAGCCCGTATGCACCTCCTCCTTAAAGATGTTCCGCCCCAGAATCATTTCGAGGCCCAGCAGAAAGATAATCAGGGCCCCAGCCACGGCAAACGACGACACATCGACGCCGAACAGCTTCAGCAGCGACTCCCCGGCGTACAGGAACAGGACCATCAGCAGTCCCGACACCAGAGTTGCCTTTTCGGACTCGATTTTCCCCGTCTTCCGGCGCAGGTCGATGATAATGGGCAGAGAGCCGACGACGTCGATCACGGAAAACAGAATCAGGGCAACGGACAGAATTTCTTTCAGATTAAACATACGGCAGTGGCCGTCCCACGGTAGGGCTCTCGTCATTCGGCCGGGCGCAAAAGTAAGGACTAATGCCGGTGAGAACGCAGAAATTCTTTCAGTTTCGCGATTTCTTCATCCTCGATGGCCGGGAAATTGGCGATCCGGAAGGTGGTGTCCTTCCAGGCTCCGTACCCATTTCCGAGGATAATTCCCTGCGCCAGAGCCGCCGCTTTGATGGCTTTGACGGCCTCCGGCGTCCCTTCGACCGCAATGACGGTATCCGACCGCTGTTCCGGCTTCGGCACCAGCAGCTTCCAGCTGCTTTGTTTCTGCTCAAAAAACCGGTACCAGCGGGCCGCCCGCTCCCGGGTGATGGCGTCAATCGTGTCGATGCGGGGCAGCTGCTGCAACACGCACATCAGCATGTAAATGGCCAGTCCGTTCGGCGTATACTGCGTCTGGTTTTTGAGGACGTTTTCGTGAATGAACAGCAGACTGTTGTAATGGTCGCGCTCGCCAATCAGTTCGGCCCGCTGCACCGCCGCCGGGGAATAGACCAGCACGCCCATGCCCGCCGGCAGCCCGAAACACTTCTGCACGGACGCAAACCAGACATCGGCCAGTTCCCAGTCGAAACGGATACCGGCCATCGACGAGGTGGCATCCACGGCCACCAGCCCGGTGAACTCCTGCCGGAACTGCCGCAGCGCCTCCATCCGGACCTGCGTGCCGTTGGACGTTTCGTTCTGCACAAGGCACAGCACATCCGCCTCACCGGGCAGAATGGCGGGCTTGATCCGCTGCGCGTACTCCTTCCACTTCTGCCCGAACGCCCCCGAATACGGGTGCAGGCTGCTCGTCAGGGTCAGCGACTGGGCGATGATTTCCCAGCATTCGGTCGCCGAGGACACAAACGCGATATGGTACTCGTCCGGAATCTGGAGTTTTTCGTGCAGCAGCCGGACGGTTTCTTTCAGGATTTCCATGAAGCCCGGACTCCGGTGGTTCAGGCTGACGACGCCTTTGCGGATGGCTTCGTGCGCATAGTCCGCCACGCGCGGATACACTTTGGAAGGACCAGGATAAAACGTAATCATAACGAGAGTAAATAGCGAACGGCCAGCTCATAGCCCATCAGGCCCAGTCCGGCGACGATTCCGCGGCATTTTGGTGTCAGGTAACTATGGTGACGGAACGACTCGCGGGCATGAATGTTTGAAATGTGCACCTCCACGGCGGGCGCCTTGACGGCCGACAGCGCATCGGCCAGGGCCACGGACGTATGCGTGTACGCCCCGGCATTGATGACGATCCCGTCGATGGTATAGCCCAATTCGTGTATCTTGTCGATCAGTTCGCCTTCGTGATTGGACTGGAAGTAGTGGAACTGCACGTCACTGAACTGGGACTCAATGGATTTGATGTAGTCGAGAATGGAAACGCTGCCGTAGATTTCGGGTTCGCGTTTGCCGACGAGGTTAAGGTTCGGGCCGTTCAGGATAAGAATTCGTTTCATAAAATCGCCGGGTAGCGGGAAAAGACCATTAATTGACGCATGATAGCGGTTTGGCAAAGTTATAGGAATGCCTTTAAAAATTACCTGACCCTCGAACGTTCGCTGGCCGATAATTCCATTGAAGCCTACCTGCGGGATGTCGATAAACTGCGGGAATTTCTGGAACTGGATGGGCACGCCCTGACGCCGTTTCAGGTAACGGAGGCGCACGTCATGGCGTATCTGAAGTACCTGACCGACGTTGGCCTGTCGGTGCACTCGCAGGCGCGGATGCTGTCGGGCCTGAAGGCTTTTTACAAATACCTACTCTACGAAAACCTCATCCAAACCGACCCCACGCACCTGATCGAAGGGCCACGCCTGGGCCGGAAGCTGCCCGATACGCTGTCGGTGCCCGAAATCGACGATCTGCTGGCGGCCATTGACCTCTCTACTCCCGCCGGCACCCGCGACCGCGCCATGCTCGAAGTGCTGTACAGTTCCGGGCTACGCGTCTCCGAACTGCTGAATCTGCGGCTGACCAACTGTTTTTTCGACATTGGCTTTATCCGGATTCTGGGCAAGGGCAGTAAGGTCCGGCTCGTACCCATCGGGCAGGAAGCCATCCACTACACCCGGCTGTACACCGAGCACATCCGAAACCAGCTGGATATTACGAAGGAAGGCGAAGACGTGGTGTTTCTGAACCACCGGGGAAAGCCCCTGAGCCGGGTTTTCGTGTTTAAGATGATTAAAAAACTGGCGGCGGAAGCGGGCATCCGGAAAACCATCGGGCCGCACACGTTCCGGCATTCGTTCGCGACCCACCTCATCGAAGGCGGTGCCGACCTGCGGGCGGTTCAGCAGATGCTCGGCCACGAATCCATCACGACCACGGAGATTTACACCCACCTCGACCGCGATTACCTGAAGCAGATGATGATCGATTATCACCCCCGGGCCAAAATAAAAGAGCCTGCCGTCAGGCGACGGCAGGCTCAGTAGCTTCTTATTGTTAACCCTAACCCTTAAACCATTTTGACTGGTTCGACGGAATTACCCCCGCGGCGCTTTCAACCTCTCACCGTCCCACAGCCACAGGGGATCATTCGGTTGTCGAACAGACTAAATCGTCCACGGTTTACTGAGTTACAATTGGCATGCCAGTTTGTCTGATAATTATTGACCCGGTATTATAAAGCGATTAAAAACCTTACTCCTGGACCAGAAGCGGGCTGAGCACCTTGCAGGTACAGATGCCTTTTGAGGTGGTCGTTGTGGTTTCGTCCACCAGAGCGAACCCCGGCCGAATCGCCTCCCAGAGCTGGTCGCTATGCTTGTGGTGGTTGATGGTCACGAGCATTAGTCCTTCCGGCTTCAGGTATTCGGCTAGGCGGCGCATGGTCCTAAGCGGGTGGCGGCTGTAATAGATGGATTCGTTGAAGATGATAAAATCGAACGCACCGGCAGGCTGGTACACGTCCATATCCGCGACCAGATAGGTGCATTTTTCATCGCCGTCCGCCTGCGCTCTGGCGATGGCACTGTCTGATATGTCTACCCCGATGTAGCGCCCGTAGTTAGGCGATTGCAGGCGCTGCTGGAGCAATCCCTCCCCGCAGCCGATCTCCAGCACTTCCGGCTGGCCGGGTTTCAGAAATTTCACATAGCCGACGATGACGCTGAAGCGGGCCAGTTCGTCGAGGGCGCGCAGGCCGTTCCAGAGGCCTTTGTCGTACTGGTAATTCCAGCGGTCGCGGTCAATGCGCAGAATTTTGCGTTTGAAGAAAGAAACGAATCCGGTCATAAATGGGTGGAAACGGTAAAGGCTAGTTTCGGGGTTTAGTTTCGACGTCCGCCGTATCGACCACGCTGGTATCGATGGCCGTTCCGTCGGGTTGCATGGTGGGCGGCAGGGCCCGTTCGAGCTGTCGGCGGCGGTTCCACGGGGCGGTGGTGCGGCGGGCCATGTCAACGGCAAAAAGCACCACGATCAGGGTAAAAACAAGGGCACCAATGAATAAAATACGGCGGTTGCGGTTCATAAATCGTTCAGTTGTTTGGGAGAAACGGAAAACAGCAGGCGTCCCGTCCGGCCCGACACTTCGGCCCACTGCAGATTCTCGAATTCAATAGCGGCGACCGCACCTTTGCTCATCGAACCAACATCGGCATGGGTGAGGTACTCCGCAAAATAGGAAATATCCGGGTTGTGCCCGAACAGCATCACCGACTGCGGCTGTTCGTCCAGTTGGTTGAGCGCCGCCAGATACGCCTTCGGCCCGCCGTCGAACAGGTGTTCGTCGAGGCGAATGGCCTCCGGGTCGAGGTGTAGTTGTTCGGCCACTACTTTCCCGGTATCGCGCGCCCGGATGGCGGTACTGCTGATGAGCAGGTCCGGGCGAATGCCTTTTTCGCTGAGGTGGCGACCGACCCGCGCCGCGGCCATGATTCCCTCCGAAACCAGTTCCCGGTCGTGGTCCCGCTGAAAAGCTGTCCGGTCTTCTGCCTTGGCATGACGGACCAGATATAGTATTTTTTTCATATTTTTTCTGAATTTTATTCTACAGGTACGGTTCCGTTAAATCACTTACTGCCTTTCGGTTGCCAAGTTTTAAACTAAACAAGTTATTATCATAGAATGGTCACCGGACCATGAAATTTATCCTCACCGATTTCGATGGTTCCTCCCCGAATGATTACAGAATCACCGACAGCACAACAGTCAGCCCGACAGACTCAGATAGTCATGTTTCTGCTCTGGGTGGCCGCTGCGGTTTTTTGCTTTTTCATATACCGCTTCGCCGTCGATGTGCCGTACATGGACGACTATCTGCTGCTGTTTTCCATCACCAAAATGACCGATCCGGCCACGGGCATTGCCTGGTCGGATGTCCTGACACAGCACAATGAGCACCGGATTTTTCTGGCCCGTCTGGTTGCACTTTTCGATTATATGATCGAAGGCCATGTCAATTTCAAAACCCTGGCGTTGACGGGCAGCGCCTCCGTGCTGGCGCTTTTCTACCTGCTTTTCCGGCTTTTCCACCGCGCAAAGGTAAGTCCGTGGGCGCTTACTCCTATTGCGCTGCTGCTTTTCCAGCCTTCTTATTACAACAATCTGCTCTGGGGCCTGTCGGTCTGGCAGCACAGCGTGACGCTGGCCGGATACATTCTCTTTTTCTGGCTCGCCATGCACCCCACCCGCCGCATGCAGGGGCTGGCGCTGGGGCTGGGAGCCGTCCTGATGTATTCCAACAGCAACGGTCTTTTTGCCTGGGCCGCCGTGGTCCTGCTGCTGGGCTGTTATGGCCGTCGGCTGGAAGCGGCCGTCTGGCTGGCCACCGGCATCGGGCTGACGCTGCTGTATTATCTGGCTGATTACCAATTTTATAAAAGCCCTTCGGTCTGGCTCGCCAACCCTGACCCCATCTGGCTGATGCGGAGTCTGGCCGGTTTTATGGGGGGCGCCATGTATCTGGACGGCTTTCCGTGGCTCAAGGGGCTGTCCTCTCCCCTGCTGGTCTGGCTTATGGGCATCGCCGTGCTCGGCATTTACGGGCTTGCGTGGTGGGAGTTTCTTTTCCGGCGTCACAAAGATTATCCGGCGGTGTATCCCGTTCTGCTGGGCATGACGATTGTACTGGTCCTGACGGGCCTGGGTGCGGCCGTCACCCGCAGCAACGGCGACCTGATGATTATTGAACGGTACCAGATTTATTCCATCATGTGCCTCATCATTGCCTATTCGCTGCTGGTGATCGCGCTGGAGAATTCGGGCAATAAATGGCTGACCGTTTTGGCGACGGCCGTCACGGCGCTTTTCTCGTTTAATTCTTACCTGTATTACATTCCGGAACTGGAAAACCGGGAAAAGCGGCTGCTGGCCGAAGCGGCCGAAATTAAGGAGCATCATCACTCGCCGATGATCAGTATTTTCCTGTCCGACCCCTACTGGAACGCCCTGTTACGAAATACCATCGAGCGCGGCATTCTGCGGTTTCCGGAAGAAGCAGATTCTGCCTTTGACCTTGTTTCCATCAGCAGTTCCCGGGTGAAAAGTCCGGTTATTTTTGAAATCACCAAACGTATAGATGAGGGCGTTCACAAGACGGTGATTGACGTGAGACATAATACGATGGAAACGCCCACGTATCTGCTGCTCCGGTCGGGGTCAGAAGTTCACCTGCTCCCAGCCGAAAAAGAGCCCGAACGGAGTAAGCTCCGCATGCTGCAGCACGGCAGTCTGTACCAGCCCGGCACCCGGACCTCGTTTTACACGGCTCCGCTGGCACCCGGCCGCTACCAGATCGGACTGCTCCGCCTCATCGACGACCTGCCCCATACCGAATGGACTGAACAGTTTATCAGCCGATAAGCCGGTAATTTTTCGTATCTTTGCTGCTTAACCTTACAGGTCCACCAAGCCTGTGAGGTTTATTTGTTATACCAGAAAATCAATGAGTACCATACAGGAAATCAGCCGCCGCCGGACCTTTGCCATTATCAGCCACCCGGACGCCGGTAAAACGACACTGACCGAAAAACTGCTCCTGTTTGGGGGCGCCATCCAGACCGCCGGGGCCGTAAAATCGAACAAGATCAAGAAAACGGCGACCTCGGACTTCATGGAAATCGAGAAGCAGCGGGGTATCTCCGTGGCGACCTCGGTGATGACGTTCGAGTACCGGAACATGAAAATCAACATTCTGGATACACCGGGCCACAAGGACTTTGCCGAGGATACCTACCGCACGCTGACGGCCGTCGATTCGGTCATTCTGGTCATCGACTGCGTGAAGGGCGTTGAGGAGCAGACCGAACGCCTGATGGAAGTCTGCCGGATGCGGGACACTCCCGTTATTATTTTCATCAATAAAATGGACCGGGAAGGCCAGGCACCTTTCGACCTGCTCGACGAGCTGGAGGCCAAACTGAACATCCGCGTCCGCCCGCTGACCTGGCCGGTCAACATGGGGTCGGATTTCAAGGGGGTGTACAGCCTGTACGACAAAACGATGAACTTCTTCCGCATCAACAAGACGAAGGTGGAAGACGACGTGGTGGAAATCGACATCAATACGCCCGTGCTGGACGAGAAAGTCGGCGAACGTGACGCGGCCCAGCTGCGCGAGGACGTGGAACTGATCGAAGGCGTGTACGACTCCTTTGACCGGCAGCCGTACCTCGATGGCAAGGTCGCTCCGGTGTTTTTCGGCTCCGCCGTGAACAACTTCGGGGTGAAGGAACTGCTTGACACCTTCTGCGACATTTCGCCGGAACCCATCGCCCGCGCGACCGACAAGCGGGTGGTAAAGCCCGAGGAGTCCAAATTCAGCGGGTTTGTCTTTAAAATCCACGCGAATCTCGACCCGCGCCACCGCGACCGGATTGCCTTCCTGCGCATCTGTTCGGGCACGTTCGAGCGGGGGAAATTTTACCACCACACGCGGCTGGACAAGGACATCCGCTTCGCCAGCCCGTTCTCGTTCATGGCCGACAGCAAAAGTCTGGTGGAAGAAGGCTTCCCCGGCGACGTGGTGGGCCTTTACGATACCGGCACCTTCAAAATCGGCGATACACTGACCGAGGGCGAAGACCTGCAATACACGGGCATTCCGAGCTTTTCGCCGGAAATCTTCAAGGAACTGGTCAACCTCGACCCGATGAAAGCCAAGCAGCTCGACAAAGGCATCCAGCAGCTGACGGACGAAGGCGTGGCGCAGTTGTTCACGCTGCCGATTGGTAACCGGAAGATCGTCGGAACGGTGGGCGAACTGCAGTTTGAAGTAATTCAATACCGGCTGGAGGGCGAATACGGCGCCAAATGCCGCTGGACGCCCATGCCGATTTCCAAAGCCTGTTGGCTGACTTCGGACGACAAAAGGAAGCTCGACGAATTTGTTCGGCTGAAAGGCATGCAGATTGCCTACGACAAGGACCAGAATCCGGTCTTTCTGGCCGAGTCCGACTGGATTCTGCGGATGAATATTCAGAACAACCCCGACATTAAATTCCACACGACTTCGGAGTTCAAGACCGCGGTCGAAGCCTGACCGTACCCCGGAGTGCCGCTCCGGGGCTTTTTTTTGAATAATTTCTTAACAAACGACCCCTCCCCTTTCACGGCTCAATCTGCGGCAGCGAGATATTTTTTCGGATCGCCCAGATGCGGATACCGAACACCAGCGCCACCACCAGCGTATCGGTCAGGGTCGGCGGCAGGTGGGGCCGGAGCAGAAAAAAGGCGACGCCGCCCGCCATGCAGGCCGTGGCGTATATTTCCCTGCGAAACAGGAGCGGAATTTCGTTGAGCACAATATCCCGGAGCACGCCTCCAAAACACGCCGTTATGGTGCCGAGAATGATGCAGGAAGGCACATTCAACCCCGCCGCCACGCCTTCCTGAAGCCCCCGGAGCGTGAAAAAGCCCAAGCCGAGCGAGTCGAACAGGACCAGCGAGCGTTCGAGGCGGCCGGTTTGGGTACGAAAAAAAATGGTCAGCAGGGCGACGGCACAAATCAAAAGAATGACGGAGGAGTCCTGAAGCCAGCGTACGGGCAACCGGCCGATCAGCATGTCGCGAATGGTGCCCCCGCCGACGGCCGTGGCGAAGGCCACGACGATGAGGCCGAATCCGTCGAGGCGTTTTTGCAGGCCCGCCAGCGTGCCCGAAGCGGCAAAGGCAATGGTGCCGCCGATGTTGATTAAAGAAAAAACTTCCAACTGATTGTGAATGACAGTCCGGCGGCCAAGTTAAGGCGGCCGGGGGAAATACCAATGGGCGGTGGTTGGCTGCGGCGGGTCCGGCCCGGTGCAGGTTGCCGCCACTTTCAATTTTTCTTAGCTTCGGTGCCTGAGATGAAACTTCGACCGCGGCACGGCGGGCAGACATTTTTTAGGAGAAAGTACAAAAACCCGGCTGTTGGGTAAAGTAGTTTATTATTGTAGTCTTCAATGAAGTGTATGCTACTGGAATGGCTTGACAGATTGTTGTATAGGCAAAGCAAGCTCGTCTCACAAATCCCTGGTGGCTGTTGCATAACTCTATTTACACCTAAAAGCCCGATTTGGTGGAGATTTTTTATCTTCAACGATGCAAGGCAGAAAGGAGTATAGCGAAAACCTAATCATCAATTTCCGGCTCTCCAGCCATGTTCCAAGGCACAATTTTTATTGGAGGTTGAAGGAAACTTTAGATTTGTCTTTTCTCTATCAGGGCACTAAAGAGCTCTATGGCCGAACAGGACATCAGTCTATTGACCCAGTGGTTTTCTTTAAATTTATGATTATCAGCCACCTGGAGAACATCACTTCTGATCAAAAGCTGGTTGAGCATTGCTCTATGCGACTGGATTTGCTGTATTTTTTGGGCTATAACCTGGATGACCCACTACCCTGGCACTCCACCCTGAGTCGTACTCGAAAACTCTACCCTGAAAAACTCTTTGAAGCACTATTTGATCAGGTGTTCAAGCTTTGCGTAGCCAATAATATGGTATCCGGTCGTCGGGTCGCCATCGATTCGGCACCTGTCAAGGCTAACGCCTCAATGGAAACACTGTTAGAGAAACAACCTGGCAGACCTGGCCCACAATTACTTCAGCCGGGTGAAAACCAGCATGAGCCAGTGGTCTTTGAACCTAAAGTCAATACCCGTCCAGCGGCACCGGTCATTACTGCTTCTGAACATCAGCTTAAAAGACTAGCCAAGCACCAGCAAAACTTGAAGCGTACTCCTACCGCCTTAGGGGCTAGCAATGACAAGGCACAGTTATTAAGCAATAAAACGCACTATAGCCCTACCGATCCCGATGCCCGCATTTCGGTCAAACCGGGCAAGGCTCGCAAACTGTTAAGTGCCAATAAAAGTGTACAGCACAGTGACACTAAAAAGACACAGGCCGTTTGACAGAAATTCCCGGCTTAAGGATGGGTTTGGCCGTTCAGCCCAGGCTCTACCGCCGGAACCTCCTCGCGCAATAAAGACTTAACCCGGTAACTGTTACCCGTAATGCGGATCACAGTCGCATGGTGCACCAGTCGGTCAATGATGGCACTGGCCATCACAGTGTCGCCCAGCAGTGCGCCCCAGTCCTCAAAGTTGCGGTTCGTCGTTACAATGATTGAGCCTTGCTCATACCGGCTGCGTATTACCTCGAAGAAGTCATCCAGCCCGGCCACCGGTAGCTTCTTGAAACCAATTTCGTCAATAATCAACAACTCAGGCTGCAGAAGTTTCTGTAACGCCAACCGATAGGAGCCATCGCCCCGTGCCGTCTGTAAGCGTTCGATCAACTCGTTGGCATGAATGAACAACACGCGGTAGCCCAGCTTCAACGCCTGGTGGCCCAGGGCCTGCGCCAGATGCGTCTTGCCCACGCCGGGCTTACCCAGCAGAAGCACATTTTCCTTCTGACGAATGAAGCGACCTGTGCCCAGATCGTACATCAACTTCTTGTCCACACCCGGCTGATAGCTGAAGTCATAGTTGTCCAGCGTTTTCTGGACGTTGATGTGGGAGGCCATCAGCCGTTTCTGGTAGGCGTTGGCCTGTCGCTGGGCTGTTTCATCTTCGATGAGTAGCTCCAGAAACGCCAGATAGCTGACCGAGTTGGCCAGGGCGTACTCGTTACGCAGGGCCAGGGCCTGCGCCATCCAGGGCAACCGCAGGCTTTTGAGTTTATCTTTCAGGTGTTCCATGGGCGTTAGTTGACACGGGTTAATTGATCATAAAGACTTAGTTCATGTTGATAGCCACCCAGCCCGCTGGGCGGTAAGGCAAGGGTGGTATCGGTGCGGTAAAGGCCCTGCTGGCAGATCTGCCGAATGGAAGCAAAACTTAATGAGCCATATTGCATGGCCCGCTGGCAAGCCTGATCGACCACCTCGGCCGAGTACTCTTTGGCCAGATGCAGTAGTCCTTTGGCCACATGCGTCCAGTTGCGGGTAGGGTTCTGCTCCACCTGCGCCAGTAGCTCTTCTGCGTGCTGACCTAGCTGCGCTACCTGCTGGCGGTAGTAGGAGGGTTGCCGGCGGGGCTTGTAGGAGGGCGCATGGTCATCACGGCTAACGTACTGCCCCTGTCCACTGGCCAGTTCGTGCACGGTTAGCAGCGTCTGATCAGCGTAAATGCGTAGCAGGCTGGTATCGGCTTCGAGCCGAACTACTTGCCCGGTGTAAGCGGCTGGTACGGAGTAGTAGTTATAGCGAAACAGCACATGGCCCACCTGGTTGACCTTGCGCTCCTGGACCTGGTAGTGCTGCCAGCGCTGAGGGGCAAAGGCTGGAGGCTTCCCTGCTCGGTTTGGGCCATTACGTGAGCAGGTACCCGACGGGTGGTGCCATGCACCCTTTGGTTACAGACCTGCAGCATCCAGTGGCTCAACTGCTGCTGCAAATCGGTGAAGCCGGTGGCGGTCTGCCCTTTGAGGAAGTTGATCTTGACGTACTTGACGGCTGACTCCACTTTGCCTTTGTCCTGAGGCCGACGTACACGGGCTGTGATGGGCTGGCACTGATAATGGGCCAGAAACTGAGCGTACTGCTGCTGAATGATAGGATCGTAAAAGTCCGCCTGCACGACCCCCGCCTTCAGGTTGTCAATCTTTACGCTCAGGGGAACCCCACCAAAGAACCGCACGGGCGGCCCCGTCGAAGGCCCGCCAGTGGCACTCAATGAAGGTAGCGACGCTTTGGTCCAGCACGGCCCGGTAGTAGGCGTACCGGCTGTGGGCCAGCAGCATGGCGAACACCCATACCTTTCGCTGCTTACCCTGATGCTCGAATTGGCCCAGATAGCCGAAATCAACCTGCGCTTCGCTGCCCGGTGCGCTGTGCTGATAGACGTAGACTTCTTTTCCCTTCAGTTGATTGACAAAGCGTACTACCGAGCGGTAAGAAACCTGGATGGGTGGCTGCCGGGTGGTAAGTCGCTGGAAGATAAGCTTCGCCGTCAGGCCCTGCTCGAAGAGCGCCTTGACGGCCTGGAAGGAATCGTCGAGCTTCTTGCTGCGCACCTGACGGGCGGGCTGTTGATGTCCCTGCGCAAGCCGGTCCAAAATCTTACGAACGGTGCGACGGGAGATGCCAAGCTGGTTGGCAATCTGTTGTTGACTCATCCCGCGGTTGCGGAGGGTCTGAATGGTAAGGTACATATCCATCTGGTACATCGGTGTCCTGCTTAATGGCAGGACAGGTTAACAGTTTGTGAGTTAACCTGTGCACTTTTAGTGGCACTGACTGGTACACTTATGATGGCACTTTACACAAACTCAATTACCTTTGTAGTCTGGCCGTTGATACGGCCGAAGGAGTCATTACTTATGTGCAGGCCGACTTTGCTGATAGCCGAACTTGAGCAGTGGAAAATCAAGGCCTGGATTCTGGTGTTTGGCAAATATAAGCCGCAAATTAAGGGGTTTCCTTATAACCAGCAGGCCGACTCGTTCACCTGTCCAGCCGGCAA from Tellurirhabdus rosea harbors:
- a CDS encoding transposase produces the protein MQGRKEYSENLIINFRLSSHVPRHNFYWRLKETLDLSFLYQGTKELYGRTGHQSIDPVVFFKFMIISHLENITSDQKLVEHCSMRLDLLYFLGYNLDDPLPWHSTLSRTRKLYPEKLFEALFDQVFKLCVANNMVSGRRVAIDSAPVKANASMETLLEKQPGRPGPQLLQPGENQHEPVVFEPKVNTRPAAPVITASEHQLKRLAKHQQNLKRTPTALGASNDKAQLLSNKTHYSPTDPDARISVKPGKARKLLSANKSVQHSDTKKTQAV
- a CDS encoding trimeric intracellular cation channel family protein → MEVFSLINIGGTIAFAASGTLAGLQKRLDGFGLIVVAFATAVGGGTIRDMLIGRLPVRWLQDSSVILLICAVALLTIFFRTQTGRLERSLVLFDSLGLGFFTLRGLQEGVAAGLNVPSCIILGTITACFGGVLRDIVLNEIPLLFRREIYATACMAGGVAFFLLRPHLPPTLTDTLVVALVFGIRIWAIRKNISLPQIEP
- a CDS encoding transposase — protein: MMALYTNSITFVVWPLIRPKESLLMCRPTLLIAELEQWKIKAWILVFGKYKPQIKGFPYNQQADSFTCPAGKSLSFKTFDTNADGGLVKIYQADYQDCKHCPLKPTCVPKRRSAAAAVPPNYSNRL
- a CDS encoding helix-turn-helix domain-containing protein translates to MYQMDMYLTIQTLRNRGMSQQQIANQLGISRRTVRKILDRLAQGHQQPARQVRSKKLDDSFQAVKALFEQGLTAKLIFQRLTTRQPPIQVSYRSVVRFVNQLKGKEVYVYQHSAPGSEAQVDFGYLGQFEHQGKQRKVWVFAMLLAHSRYAYYRAVLDQSVATFIECHWRAFDGAARAVLWWGSPERKD
- the istB gene encoding IS21-like element helper ATPase IstB; the encoded protein is MEHLKDKLKSLRLPWMAQALALRNEYALANSVSYLAFLELLIEDETAQRQANAYQKRLMASHINVQKTLDNYDFSYQPGVDKKLMYDLGTGRFIRQKENVLLLGKPGVGKTHLAQALGHQALKLGYRVLFIHANELIERLQTARGDGSYRLALQKLLQPELLIIDEIGFKKLPVAGLDDFFEVIRSRYEQGSIIVTTNRNFEDWGALLGDTVMASAIIDRLVHHATVIRITGNSYRVKSLLREEVPAVEPGLNGQTHP
- a CDS encoding peptide chain release factor 3; this translates as MSTIQEISRRRTFAIISHPDAGKTTLTEKLLLFGGAIQTAGAVKSNKIKKTATSDFMEIEKQRGISVATSVMTFEYRNMKINILDTPGHKDFAEDTYRTLTAVDSVILVIDCVKGVEEQTERLMEVCRMRDTPVIIFINKMDREGQAPFDLLDELEAKLNIRVRPLTWPVNMGSDFKGVYSLYDKTMNFFRINKTKVEDDVVEIDINTPVLDEKVGERDAAQLREDVELIEGVYDSFDRQPYLDGKVAPVFFGSAVNNFGVKELLDTFCDISPEPIARATDKRVVKPEESKFSGFVFKIHANLDPRHRDRIAFLRICSGTFERGKFYHHTRLDKDIRFASPFSFMADSKSLVEEGFPGDVVGLYDTGTFKIGDTLTEGEDLQYTGIPSFSPEIFKELVNLDPMKAKQLDKGIQQLTDEGVAQLFTLPIGNRKIVGTVGELQFEVIQYRLEGEYGAKCRWTPMPISKACWLTSDDKRKLDEFVRLKGMQIAYDKDQNPVFLAESDWILRMNIQNNPDIKFHTTSEFKTAVEA